The Caulobacter sp. FWC26 genome contains a region encoding:
- a CDS encoding TonB-dependent siderophore receptor produces the protein MRNPNFTGVVSRPRRALSIAAVAGVAGLGLAQAAVAGPEGPDSAVTTANADDRSVSAVTIDAKRVADPSSSKFTAPLVDTPKSVTVIPAKIIEQTAATSLADILRTSPGITFGAGEGGQPLADRPFIRGQSSANNVFVDGVRDTGGQVREIFNLEQVEVVKGPDSAYSGRGSGGGSINLSSKTPKADSFARGSVGVGTDAYLRATADLNHALNDSVAVRLNVLATQGDTPGRKSVDFDRWGVAPSLAIGLNGDTQLTASYYHLEGDQTPDYGIPLVTKTTQPRTASGVLNVDPRSFYGVAARDYQKTKSDIATFAIDHRIDETLNLRQVVRYSKSLNDYIVTNPGDGGAAQFVQGQWWMKRGTKTRWNPTETVAAVTDLHGKKTVFGLEHSFDIGLELSREENLNATYSTFTTSGAACPTGFTIAANTLASLGAGDCTLVYKPNDKDAWTGVINRAPAARNVAKTTAVYGFDTIKFSDKVLLNLGLRHDRYESHGVDVATTQANGVFTATTYTPRRGSWEFTNYQLGLVYKPTAASSLYVSYGTASTPPGISAGDQNSNTVTGTGNLATVQLEPEDSESFEAGAKANVLNDTLALSAAMFKTTRKNAQIQIDANTYAQVGEVEVQGFELGFSGNITPKWQVFGGYTYMDSELVRGAYTSVNQGDPLANTPKHSFSSFTTYKVTRKIALGGGAYYVSKSFGGNQGGAGGGTNRIYAPSYWRYDAFASWAVNDRVDLQFNVQNLTDERYIARTNGVHHADPAPGRQAILTVNVKY, from the coding sequence ATGCGTAACCCGAACTTCACCGGCGTTGTCAGCCGGCCCCGTCGCGCCTTGAGCATCGCCGCCGTCGCCGGTGTCGCCGGTCTCGGCCTGGCCCAAGCCGCCGTCGCCGGCCCCGAGGGCCCGGACAGCGCCGTCACCACCGCCAACGCCGACGACCGCTCAGTGTCGGCCGTGACCATCGACGCCAAGCGGGTCGCCGATCCTTCGTCCAGCAAGTTCACCGCGCCGCTGGTCGACACGCCCAAGTCGGTGACCGTGATCCCCGCCAAGATCATCGAGCAGACCGCCGCCACCTCGCTCGCGGACATCCTGCGCACCTCACCCGGCATCACCTTCGGCGCTGGCGAAGGCGGACAGCCGCTGGCCGATCGTCCCTTCATCCGGGGCCAAAGCTCGGCCAACAACGTTTTCGTCGACGGCGTCCGCGACACCGGCGGCCAGGTCCGGGAAATCTTCAACCTGGAACAGGTCGAGGTCGTGAAGGGTCCGGACAGCGCCTATAGCGGTCGCGGTTCGGGCGGCGGCAGCATCAACCTGTCGTCGAAGACCCCGAAAGCCGACAGCTTTGCACGCGGTTCGGTGGGCGTCGGCACGGACGCCTATCTCCGCGCGACCGCTGACCTCAACCACGCTCTGAACGACAGCGTCGCGGTTCGACTCAACGTCCTAGCCACGCAAGGCGATACGCCGGGCCGCAAGTCGGTGGACTTCGATCGCTGGGGGGTCGCCCCCTCGCTGGCGATCGGCCTGAACGGCGACACCCAGTTGACCGCCAGCTACTACCACCTAGAGGGCGACCAGACGCCTGACTACGGCATTCCGCTGGTGACCAAGACCACGCAGCCGCGCACCGCCTCGGGCGTGCTGAACGTGGATCCTCGCAGCTTCTACGGCGTCGCGGCGCGCGACTACCAGAAGACCAAGTCGGACATCGCCACCTTCGCCATCGACCACCGGATCGACGAAACGCTCAACCTGCGCCAGGTCGTCCGCTACTCCAAGTCGCTGAACGACTACATCGTCACCAACCCCGGCGACGGCGGCGCGGCGCAGTTCGTTCAGGGCCAGTGGTGGATGAAGCGCGGGACCAAGACCCGCTGGAACCCCACCGAGACCGTCGCCGCCGTCACCGACCTGCACGGCAAGAAGACGGTGTTCGGCCTTGAGCACAGCTTTGACATCGGCCTTGAGCTGAGCCGCGAGGAAAACCTCAACGCCACTTATTCGACCTTCACGACCTCAGGCGCGGCTTGCCCGACCGGCTTCACGATCGCGGCCAACACCCTGGCGAGCCTTGGGGCCGGCGACTGCACCCTCGTCTACAAGCCCAATGACAAGGACGCCTGGACCGGTGTCATCAATCGTGCGCCGGCCGCCCGCAACGTCGCCAAGACGACCGCCGTCTACGGCTTCGACACCATCAAGTTCAGCGACAAGGTGCTGTTGAACCTGGGCCTGCGCCACGACCGCTACGAGAGCCACGGCGTTGACGTGGCGACCACCCAGGCCAACGGCGTCTTTACCGCGACGACCTACACGCCGCGCCGCGGGTCCTGGGAGTTCACCAACTACCAGCTGGGCCTCGTCTACAAGCCGACGGCCGCGTCCAGCCTGTACGTGTCCTACGGCACCGCCTCGACCCCGCCGGGCATCTCGGCCGGCGACCAGAACAGCAACACCGTCACGGGCACGGGCAATCTGGCCACTGTGCAGCTGGAGCCGGAGGACAGCGAGAGCTTCGAAGCCGGCGCCAAGGCCAACGTTCTCAATGACACGCTCGCCCTGTCGGCGGCGATGTTCAAGACCACCCGCAAGAACGCTCAGATCCAGATCGACGCCAACACCTACGCCCAGGTGGGCGAGGTCGAGGTGCAGGGCTTCGAGCTCGGCTTCTCGGGCAACATTACTCCGAAGTGGCAGGTGTTCGGCGGCTATACCTACATGGATAGCGAGCTGGTTCGCGGCGCCTATACCAGCGTCAACCAGGGCGACCCTCTGGCCAACACGCCCAAGCACAGCTTCTCCAGCTTCACGACGTACAAGGTGACCCGCAAGATCGCTCTGGGCGGCGGCGCCTATTATGTTTCCAAGAGCTTCGGTGGCAACCAGGGCGGCGCCGGCGGCGGGACCAACCGCATCTACGCCCCGTCCTACTGGCGCTACGACGCCTTCGCCTCGTGGGCGGTCAACGACCGGGTCGACCTGCAGTTCAATGTCCAGAACCTGACGGACGAGCGCTACATCGCCCGAACCAACGGCGTGCACCATGCGGACCCCGCGCCCGGTCGCCAGGCGATCCTCACCGTCAACGTGAAGTACTGA
- a CDS encoding ribonuclease T2: MRTATTIALLALAMAGGAQASSLKACAVPKDVAPAPTEIPPPDEIYPDVPIAAYLLALYWSPEACRAGIPESDKAIQCEANRFGFTVHGLWPNGPDKVHPRYCRSSPPMRVKTVKANLCMTPSPWLLQHEWQAHGTCNWKTPEAYFKKARQIRERLGVPDLDPGADEAMTAGEIREAFIQRNRGMTREGLNVRVKQGRLTEVWVCMDLKYRLAACRGGNGAPDAAVVRVTPRN; the protein is encoded by the coding sequence ATGAGAACCGCCACCACTATAGCCTTGCTCGCGCTCGCCATGGCGGGTGGCGCGCAAGCCTCCAGCCTGAAGGCGTGCGCCGTGCCCAAGGACGTCGCGCCCGCGCCGACCGAGATCCCGCCGCCGGACGAGATCTATCCCGACGTGCCGATCGCGGCTTATCTGCTGGCGCTCTACTGGTCGCCCGAGGCCTGCCGCGCTGGGATCCCGGAGTCTGACAAGGCGATCCAGTGCGAGGCCAATCGTTTCGGTTTCACGGTCCACGGGCTTTGGCCCAACGGACCGGACAAGGTGCACCCCCGCTACTGCCGCTCGAGCCCGCCGATGCGGGTGAAGACGGTGAAGGCCAATCTGTGCATGACCCCTTCGCCCTGGCTGCTGCAGCACGAATGGCAGGCGCATGGGACCTGCAACTGGAAGACCCCTGAGGCCTACTTCAAGAAGGCGCGTCAGATCCGTGAGCGGCTGGGCGTCCCGGATCTCGATCCGGGTGCCGACGAGGCCATGACGGCCGGGGAAATCCGGGAGGCCTTCATCCAGCGTAATCGCGGCATGACCCGGGAGGGCCTGAATGTTCGCGTCAAGCAGGGTCGCCTGACCGAGGTCTGGGTCTGCATGGACCTGAAGTACAGGCTGGCGGCCTGCCGGGGCGGCAATGGCGCGCCGGACGCCGCAGTGGTGCGCGTCACGCCCAGGAACTGA
- a CDS encoding DUF1206 domain-containing protein — MAVRLNLATSLQWAARIGYAARGAVYVGLGAIALLAALDLTPKAKGARGVLETWATWPLGGVLIALIASGLIGFAVWRLVQALFDADRHGTTLKGWAVRAGQALSGAVYGGLAWSALELLDVFEDVGEADETQSAHQYAEAILAWPGGDRLLIAAGLIVLGFGIGNVAQGLMQDFAKRLSCDAETCARIVPLAKVGYAARGLATLPLGAFLLVAGLEVRASQARSWGDALQVVEQQPAGAWILGMVAVGLVAFGLFGFAEAIYRRIRPPEAL; from the coding sequence ATGGCCGTGCGCCTCAACCTCGCCACGAGCCTGCAATGGGCGGCGCGCATCGGCTACGCGGCGCGGGGCGCGGTCTATGTGGGGTTGGGTGCGATCGCCTTGTTGGCCGCCCTGGACCTGACCCCCAAGGCCAAGGGCGCTCGCGGCGTTCTGGAGACCTGGGCGACTTGGCCCTTGGGGGGTGTGCTGATCGCGCTCATCGCCAGCGGCCTGATCGGCTTCGCCGTCTGGCGCCTCGTACAGGCGCTGTTCGACGCCGATCGCCATGGGACCACGCTAAAGGGCTGGGCGGTGCGCGCGGGTCAGGCCTTGAGCGGCGCGGTCTACGGCGGTCTGGCCTGGTCGGCGCTGGAGCTGCTGGATGTCTTCGAGGATGTCGGCGAGGCGGACGAGACCCAGAGCGCTCACCAGTACGCCGAGGCGATCCTGGCCTGGCCGGGGGGCGATCGCCTGCTGATCGCGGCCGGCCTGATCGTTTTGGGTTTTGGAATCGGCAATGTGGCCCAGGGCCTGATGCAGGACTTCGCCAAGCGCCTGTCCTGCGACGCGGAGACCTGTGCGCGGATCGTCCCCCTGGCCAAGGTCGGCTATGCGGCGAGAGGCCTGGCCACCTTGCCGCTTGGCGCGTTCTTGCTTGTGGCGGGCCTTGAGGTGCGCGCGAGCCAGGCCCGGAGCTGGGGCGACGCGCTCCAGGTGGTCGAGCAACAGCCGGCGGGCGCGTGGATTCTGGGAATGGTCGCCGTCGGATTGGTGGCGTTCGGCCTCTTCGGTTTCGCTGAAGCGATCTACCGCCGTATCCGCCCGCCAGAGGCGCTTTGA